One stretch of Juglans microcarpa x Juglans regia isolate MS1-56 chromosome 3D, Jm3101_v1.0, whole genome shotgun sequence DNA includes these proteins:
- the LOC121256625 gene encoding uncharacterized protein LOC121256625, with the protein MAVPSNKSSSSATISSRENHNSRNSEISNPIRRSFGGNPFTKPSIVANQRVSNPNTQANSPSEFQQISSMGRESVASLRGCEDKENPKDQNAKVGIVRSPASSKGTKNFMSPTISAASKITASPRKKILGERNEPARTSLSFSNEKNPFRSVRFSDVVEDIDAKEDPGLQENKTEAADDEKAPITASSIQEALRCEEVFDSEVPLTSKIESKSLPDEPDCVNIDPTFKISPTSSCSWSCPTVAPLDADPSMPPYDPKANYLSPRPQFLHYRPNPRIELYLNKESDGRRLEESFSDTEVTEETQSDDSQRENEDVSSGDLSKEEEQEEVRVSEPSSFSTYMSKKIIEAKGGSKLPLFSRSKCIGLFLLLSLACLSISVTNSPVIEPSVLKVSSFFKINDSYEIAELAKANFDGLARNVWLWYANTISVVSKRMQHFRAVHISGPLHYCNLTTLSEDIRVDGYLMFDHSHKGGRRKSEHNVLGPMRETKVDSEPPEEEGQPEPEADENIVEASGQHDKDYEGEVSQETEEVSEEHSTTESDEVLLALEAEVTETDNLEAKETQEVVLIAGNLCSQEQSNVNYEEQPVVVPTADEIQPEVSEAGELQGESEIAFTKIESAKDGVDPESSELGALAENIRSSEVCESTVYVTKDGFLRANLLGIALLVLMLIAATAFIYMMKDGNTTPVTAVNVEQPLLTKKLDFSPICRTEQIFLSSRNWPTEMDVDGESCPSEMSSFQTISSYSKKGFEASSEAQSQERRKPGKNHKRDSIATSSGYSMGSPSYGSFTTYEKIPSKHGLSEDEETITPVRRSSRIRNKVTSP; encoded by the exons ATGGCCGTGCCTTCAAACAAATCATCCTCCTCGGCAACGATTTCAAGCAGGGAAAATCACAACTCAAGAAACTCGGAGATTAGCAATCCCATCAGAAGGAGTTTCGGTGGGAACCCATTTACGAAACCCTCAATTGTTGCCAACCAGAGAGTCTCCAATCCGAATACTCAGGCTAATAGTCCTTCTG AGTTTCAGCAAATCAGCTCGATGGGTAGAGAAAGCGTAGCCTCTTTGCGAGGTTGCGAGGACAAAGAAAACCCAAAAGACCAGAATGCGAAAGTAGGGATTGTCCGATCCCCAGCTTCTTCGAAAGGCACAAAGAATTTTATGTCTCCGACGATATCGGCGGCTTCAAAGATCACCGCGTCTCCAAGGAAGAAGATACTGGGTGAGAGGAACGAGCCTGCTCGGACTTCCCTTTCGTTCTCCAACGAGAAGAATCCGTTCCGGTCAGTGAGATTCTCGGACGTAGTGGAAGATATCGATGCTAAGGAAGATCCTGGTTTGCAAGAGAACAAGACTGAAGCTGCGGATGACGAGAAAGCACCTATTACAGCTTCTTCAATTCAAGAAGCTTTGAGATGCGAGGAAGTCTTTGATTCTGAGGTGCCTTTGACTTCCAAGATTGAATCGAAATCGTTACCGGATGAACCTGATTGTGTTAATATTGACCCGACTTTTAAGATTAGCCCTACTTCTTCGTGTTCGTGGTCGTGTCCAACTGTAGCGCCTCTTGATGCGGACCCTTCAATGCCTCCTTATGATCCTAAAGCCAATTACCTCTCGCCAAGGCCTCAGTTCCTGCATTACAGACCGAATCCTCGAATCGAGCTTTATCTCAACAAGGAAAGTGATGGCAGACGACTCGAAGAAAGCTTTTCTGACACTGAAGTTACAGAAGAAACACAGTCCGATGATTCCCAGAGAGAAAACGAGGATGTCTCTTCAGGTGATCTATCGAAAGAAGAAGAGCAAGAAGAGGTCCGAGTTTCTGAACCAAGCTCCTTCAGTACTTATATGTCAAAAAAGATTATTGAAGCAAAAGGGGGATCAAAGCTTCCGTTGTTTTCGAGATCGAAGTGCATCGGGCTGTTCTTGCTTCTCTCGCTTGCTTGCTTATCAATCTCAGTTACTAATTCTCCAGTCATTGAGCCCTCTGTGCTTAAAGTGTCTAGCTTCTTTAAGATTAATGACTCGTATGAAATTGCTGAATTAGCAAAAGcaaattttgatggtttagctcGAAATGTCTGGCTGTGGTATGCTAACACCATTTCCGTTGTCTCCAAGCGCATGCAACATTTCAGAGCAGTGCATATTTCAGGTCCCTTGCATTATTGTAACTTGACCACGTTGTCAGAGGATATTCGCGTTGACGGGTATCTTATGTTTGATCACAGTCATAAAGGAGGACGACGGAAGTCTGAACACAATGTGCTGGGACCGATGAGGGAGACGAAAGTAGACAGTGAACCACCGGAAGAGGAGGGTCAGCCTGAGCCTGAAGCAGATGAGAACATTGTAGAGGCTTCAGGACAGCATGACAAGGATTATGAAGGAGAAGTAAGCCAAGAGACGGAAGAGGTCTCAGAAGAACATAGTACTACAGAATCTGATGAAGTGCTTCTGGCTCTTGAGGCCGAGGTTACTGAAACAGATAATTTAGAAGCAAAGGAGACCCAGGAAGTAGTTTTGATTGCTGGTAACCTTTGCAGCCAGGAGCAAAGTAACGTAAACTACGAGGAACAGCCAGTTGTGGTTCCGACGGCAGACGAAATTCAACCTGAAGTTTCTGAAGCTGGCGAATTACAAGGTGAAAGTGAGATTGCCTTCACCAAAATCGAGTCAGCCAAAGATGGTGTCGATCCTGAAAGCTCAGAATTGGGTGCTTTAGCCGAAAATATACGTAGTTCAGAAGTTTGCGAGTCTACAGTTTACGTGACAAAAGATGGATTTTTGAGAGCCAACTTGCTGGGAATTGCTCTGCTGGTTTTGATGCTTATTGCAGCTACAGCTTTCATCTATATGATGAAAGATGGAAACACAACCCCCGTTACTGCTGTCAACGTGGAGCAACCACTGCTGACAAAAAAATTGGATTTCAGTCCAATATGTAGAACAGAGCAGATATTCCTTTCTTCTCGGAATTGGCCGACTGAGATGGACGTGGATGGAGAATCATGTCCTTCGGAAATGAGCAGCTTTCAGACAATCTCATCTTACAGCAAGAAAGGATTCGAGGCGTCAAGTGAAGCTCAGAGCCAGGAGAGGAGGAAGCCAGGGAAGAACCATAAGAGAGACTCAATTGCGACTTCCTCAGGCTATTCCATGGGCTCGCCTTCTTACGGCAGTTTTACCACCTACGAGAAGATTCCGAGCAAGCAT GGACTCAGTGAAGACGAGGAGACAATTACTCCTGTTAGGCGCTCCAGTAGAATCAGAAACAAAGTCACCTCCCCATGA